One window from the genome of Halomicrobium zhouii encodes:
- a CDS encoding CBS pair associated ParBc domain-containing protein produces the protein MAEEGKPRVREYMTQEVSTVSLDDTVADVARRIDESDDHSGFPVTDGRRVEGFVSARDLLLADDHEPMFRVMSDEILVAHPEMAVQDAARVILRSGIQKLPVVDDAGHLVGIISNADVIRSQIERATPSKVDKLTRTLESIHDVTAREERREVDLADLTPTQDTVYADELEGRIYELRRGLAEPLVVIDNGGGRSPSQSTVEDFGGSAGDEQQPTLLLADGHHRVKAAERIGVDTMDAYVIVLDQPVDLGMARTAEKSDLSSIEDIEVVDYGAHPLVETTKRLQEDPE, from the coding sequence ATGGCCGAGGAGGGCAAGCCGCGCGTCCGCGAGTACATGACCCAGGAGGTGTCGACGGTGTCGCTCGACGACACGGTCGCCGACGTCGCCCGTCGCATCGACGAGAGCGACGACCACAGCGGGTTCCCCGTCACCGACGGCCGCCGCGTCGAGGGATTCGTCAGCGCCCGCGACCTGCTGCTGGCCGACGACCACGAGCCCATGTTCCGGGTGATGAGCGACGAAATCCTCGTCGCCCACCCGGAGATGGCAGTCCAGGACGCCGCGCGCGTCATCCTCCGCTCCGGCATCCAGAAGCTGCCAGTCGTCGACGACGCCGGCCACCTCGTCGGCATCATCTCCAACGCCGACGTCATCCGCTCGCAGATCGAGCGCGCGACCCCGAGCAAGGTGGACAAACTCACCCGGACGCTGGAGAGCATCCACGACGTGACCGCGCGCGAGGAGCGCCGCGAGGTCGACCTGGCCGACCTGACGCCGACCCAGGACACTGTCTACGCGGACGAACTGGAGGGACGGATCTACGAACTCCGGCGGGGCCTGGCCGAACCGCTCGTCGTCATCGACAACGGCGGCGGTCGCTCGCCCTCCCAGTCCACTGTCGAGGACTTCGGAGGGAGCGCCGGTGACGAGCAACAGCCGACGCTCCTCCTGGCCGACGGCCACCACCGGGTGAAAGCCGCCGAACGTATCGGCGTCGACACGATGGACGCCTACGTCATCGTCCTCGACCAGCCGGTCGACCTGGGGATGGCCCGCACCGCCGAGAAGTCCGACCTGAGCTCTATCGAGGACATCGAAGTAGTCGACTACGGGGCCCACCCGCTGGTCGAGACGACCAAGCGACTGCAGGAAGACCCGGAGTAA
- a CDS encoding DHH family phosphoesterase, protein MTSRLVLGTGPLGRRLLSALEDQRGDLLVVTDDEHRVDTLRSGGIRVVPGDPSDRETLRDLGADPDSVLITAEDGETNLRAARAVDTVFPESMVLAYAGRNPTPETSAALATVADQVVDPGNVVAEELSHSIGDGGLQVRQLQRVLRDVDGRLAVVTHDNPDPDAIASAVTLARIAEAVGCETDVCYYGEISHQENRAFVNLLEFDLHNLDDESDLSEYDGFALVDHSRPGVNDQLPHETEIDVVIDHHPPRAPIEARFVDLRSDVGATSTLLVDYVRRLGGDVDQTVATGLLFGIRVDTKEFRREVSPDDFEAAAFLLPHADMEALQRIEQPSITAETLQTVGRAIQNRREEGSVLLSCVGELSDRDALAQAADRLLTLEDVNATLVYGVQDGTIYVSARARGTDIDLGETLRDAFGQIGSAGGHADMAGAQITLGVLDTIEDRDESLHEVVRAVVDDRFLETLQGNSDRLLTSVYGPETFESDRESLEEVTEE, encoded by the coding sequence ATGACTTCTCGCCTGGTGCTGGGGACCGGTCCCCTCGGCAGGAGGCTGCTCTCCGCGCTCGAAGACCAGCGTGGGGACCTGCTCGTCGTGACGGACGACGAGCACCGGGTGGACACGCTCCGGTCGGGCGGGATTCGAGTCGTTCCGGGTGACCCGAGCGACCGGGAGACCCTCCGCGACCTCGGCGCCGACCCCGACTCGGTTCTTATCACCGCCGAGGACGGCGAGACCAACCTGCGGGCCGCCAGGGCGGTCGACACGGTGTTCCCGGAGTCGATGGTCCTGGCATACGCCGGGCGGAACCCGACACCGGAGACCAGTGCGGCGCTCGCGACCGTCGCAGACCAGGTCGTCGACCCCGGCAACGTCGTCGCCGAGGAGCTGTCCCACTCCATCGGTGACGGCGGGCTGCAGGTGCGCCAGCTCCAGCGGGTGTTGCGCGACGTCGACGGCCGGCTGGCGGTCGTGACCCACGACAACCCGGACCCCGACGCCATCGCCAGCGCCGTCACGCTCGCACGCATCGCCGAGGCGGTGGGCTGTGAGACGGACGTCTGCTACTACGGCGAGATATCCCACCAGGAGAACCGGGCGTTCGTGAACCTGCTGGAGTTCGACCTCCACAATCTCGACGACGAATCGGACCTGTCTGAGTACGACGGCTTCGCCCTGGTCGACCACTCCCGGCCCGGCGTCAACGACCAGCTCCCCCATGAGACGGAGATCGACGTCGTCATCGACCACCACCCGCCCCGGGCGCCCATCGAGGCGCGGTTCGTCGACCTGCGGAGCGACGTCGGCGCGACGAGCACGCTCCTGGTCGACTACGTCCGCCGCCTCGGTGGTGACGTCGACCAGACCGTCGCGACCGGGCTCCTGTTCGGCATCCGCGTCGACACGAAGGAGTTCCGCCGGGAGGTCTCGCCGGACGACTTCGAGGCCGCCGCGTTTCTCCTCCCACACGCCGACATGGAGGCACTCCAGCGCATCGAACAACCCAGCATCACCGCCGAGACGCTCCAGACTGTCGGCCGTGCGATCCAGAACCGCCGGGAGGAAGGCTCGGTCCTGCTGAGTTGCGTCGGCGAACTCTCTGACCGGGACGCGCTCGCCCAGGCCGCCGACAGGCTGCTCACGCTGGAAGACGTCAACGCGACGCTCGTCTACGGCGTCCAGGACGGCACCATCTACGTCTCGGCACGCGCCCGCGGGACGGACATCGACCTGGGCGAGACGCTCCGGGACGCCTTCGGCCAGATCGGGAGCGCCGGCGGCCACGCCGACATGGCCGGCGCGCAGATCACACTGGGGGTCCTCGACACTATCGAAGACCGCGACGAGTCGCTCCACGAAGTCGTCCGTGCCGTCGTCGACGACCGCTTCCTCGAGACGCTCCAGGGCAACTCCGACCGCCTGCTGACGTCCGTGTACGGTCCCGAGACGTTCGAGAGTGACCGGGAGTCCCTCGAGGAGGTCACCGAAGAGTGA